The following are encoded together in the Perca fluviatilis chromosome 23, GENO_Pfluv_1.0, whole genome shotgun sequence genome:
- the hspa14 gene encoding heat shock 70 kDa protein 14 → MAAIGVHFGYTCACAAIFKDGRADVVANDAGDRVTPAVVGYRDTEQIVGIAAKQGRVRNAANTVVKVKQVLGRSFDDPETQAHKTETKCQVVNRQQKPYYEITAGEHPQYIAPEDVAKLIFHKMKETAQSALGSDVTEAVITVPFEFAQAQKRALREAAEAAGFHVLRLIHEPAAALLAYNIGQDCPSGKSHVLVYKLGGTSLSVTVLQVNGGMFRVLNTHTDHSIGGERFTEALAQHLAAEFKRTYKHDVSTNARAMMKLMNGADMAKHSLSSLESANCFVDSLHDGMDFDCNISRARFELLCSALFNKSIQPIRPLLEKAGLSTSDINQVVLCGGSARIPRLQQMIREMFFDVELLSSAPPDEVIAVGAALEAGLLVGKDGLAPEEESVTVDVSATDILVKEVNESGAEVFTVLLPSGTPLPARRHHVLSGGGELSSFCLEIYQRSLAEQPEKLAKIVLRNLQPREENHDIDTVVTMKRDGSVHVSCGEQNSGRPEVVTIAAAAS, encoded by the exons ATGGCTGCCATTGGAGTGCACTTCGGATATACTTGCGCTTGTGCTGCGATATTTAAG gatgGGCGGGCTGATGTGGTGGCTAACGATGCAGGAGACAGAGTGACTCCAGCTGTTGTGGGCTACAGAGACACTGAGCAG ATTGTAGGTATCGCAGCAAAGCAAGGACGGGTCCGCAACGCAGCCAACACGGTTGTTAAAGTGAAACAAGTGCTGGGCAGAAG CTTTGACGATCCAGAGACACAAGCTCACAAAACGGAGACCAAGTGTCAG GTGGTCAACAGACAACAGAAGCCTTATTATGAGATCACAGCAGGAGAACACCCACAATATATTGCTCCAGAGGATGTTGCAAAACTCATCTTCCACAAAATGAAAG AAACGGCTCAGTCGGCTCTTGGCTCTGATGTCACCGAGGCGGTCATCACTGTCCCTTTTGAGTTTGCACAGGCTCAGAAGCGTGCTCTGAG GGAGGCAGCTGAAGCTGCAGGCTTCCACGTCCTGAGGCTGATCCACGAGCCTGCCGCTGCTCTGTTGGCCTACAACATCGGACAGGACTGTCCTTCTGGAAAGAG CCATGTCCTGGTGTATAAGCTGGGAGGGACGTCCCTGAGTGTGACCGTGCTGCAGGTCAACGGAGGAATGTTCCGGGTCCTCAACACCCACACTGACCACAGCATCGGCGGAGAGAGATTCACCGAGGCGTTGGCCCAGCACCTCGCCGCCGAGTTCAAACG CACCTATAAGCACGACGTGAGCACCAACGCCCGGGCGATGATGAAGCTGATGAACGGCGCGGACATGGCCAAACACTCTCTGTCCTCGCTGGAGTCGGCCAACTGCTTCGTTGACTCGCTGCACGACGGCATGGACTTTGACTGCAATATCTCGAG AGCTCGATTTGAGCTGCTGTGCTCCGCACTCTTCAACAAGAGCATCCAGCCAATCAGACCCCTGCTGGAGAAGGCGGGACTCTCCACCAGCGACATTAACcag GTGGTCCTCTGCGGCGGCTCGGCCAGGATCCCTCGCCTCCAGCAGATGATCCGCGAGATGTTTTTCGACGTGGAGCTCCTCAGCTCGGCGCCTCCCGACGAGGTCATTGCCGTGGGAGCGGCGCTGGAAGCAGGCCTGCTGGTTGGCAAAGATGGCCTCGCCCCCGAGGAAGAGTCTGTCACGGTGGATGTATCCGCCACGGACATACTAGTGAAG GAGGTGAATGAATCCGGAGCTGAGGTGTTCACCGTTCTCCTTCCGTCGGGCACGCCCCTCCCTGCCCGCAGACATCACGTCCTGAGTGGAGGGGGGGAACTCTCCTCGTTCTGTCTGGAGATTTACCAGAGATCCCTCGCCGAGCAGCCCGAAAAGCTAGCCAAG ATTGTCTTAAGAAACCTGCAGCCCAGAGAGGAGAACCACGACATCGATACTGTGGTTACCATGaaaag GGACGGCTCCGTTCACGTGTCCTGTGGAGAGCAGAACAGTGGAAGGCCAGAGGTCGTTACTATAGCAGCTGCCGCATCGTGA
- the prl2 gene encoding prolactin 2, translated as MPRNIRSVSFEVLVCLLFCSRLTSVGASPICTNAHAGCHVLSLSNLFDRVIQHSARMHGISNDLHSEFEQYFLPSRNQIGRVSRNCHTSTILTPNGKENAQRMAREELTEVILKLLVAWRDPLWHFHHSMAHYDDFNNFSSNKALEMSDMVHELRKGVEKVAEKMQVSGVTSNTVNSLTSPKALLPSESTEWRLMKDYDLLYCFRRDSNKVQNYLKILKCRIVPDHGC; from the exons ATGCCTCGAAACATCAGATCAG TGTCTTTTGAGgtgttggtctgtctgttgtTCTGCAGCAGACTGACCAGCGTGGGTGCATCACCTATCTGTACCAATGCCCACGCTGGGTGCCACGTCCTCTCCCTGTCTAACCTGTTTGACCGGGTCATCCAGCACTCAGCCAGGATGCACGGTATTTCAAATGACCTTCACTCCGAGTTT GAGCAGTATTTCCTGCCCAGTAGGAATCAAATTGGCCGGGTCAGTCGCAACTGTCATacctccaccatcctcaccccAAATGGCAAGGAGAACGCTCAGAGAATGGCG AGAGAAGAGCTGACGGAGGTGATTCTGAAGCTCTTGGTGGCATGGAGGGATCCTCTGTGGCATTTCCATCATAGCATGGCTCACTATGATGACTTCAACAACTTCAGCTCCAATAAAGCTCTTGAGATGAGCGACATGGTGCACGAGCTACGCAAAGGTGTAGAGAAAGTGGCTGAGAAG atGCAGGTGTCGGGGGTAACAAGTAACACCGTCAACAGCCTGACTTCTCCCAAGGCTTTGCTGCCATCTGAAAGTACAGAGTGGCGCCTGATGAAAGACTACGACCTCCTCTACTGCTTCCGCCGAGACTCCAACAAGGTTCAAAACTACCTGAAAATCCTCAAATGTCGCATTGTGCCAGACCACGGATGCTGA
- the cdnf gene encoding cerebral dopamine neurotrophic factor gives MSVLSLAILLLVRGFTFSAAGNCEVCVDFLYRLYGSLTSAHSELTSSLVEEELIQACAVAQGKEARLCYYLGASSDAATRVTASVSRPLASHVPVEKICQRLSSRDTQICQLRYEPQPKDLSSDGLKKLRVLELRNILASWGEECRGCLEKHEFVSLIQEKAPLHAHSTEL, from the exons ATGTCGGTGTTGTCCCTCGCCATTCTGCTGCTGGTCAGAGGGTTTACCTTTTCTGCGGCAGGCAACTGTGAAG tgtgtgtggacTTTCTCTACAGATTGTATGGCAGTCTGACGTCAGCCCACAGTGAGCTCACTTCTTCCCTGGTGGAGGAAGAGCTGATCCAGGCCTGCGCTGTCGCCCAGGGGAAGGAAGCGAGGCTG TGTTACTACCTGGGAGCCAGTAGTGACGCAGCGACCCGCGTCACAGCATCAGTGTCTCGACCCCTGGCCTCCCATGTCCCCGTTGAGAAGATCTGCCAGCGCCTCAGCAGCAGAGACACGCAGATCTGTCAGCTCAGATATG AGCCTCAGCCGAAGGATCTGAGCAGCGACGGGCTGAAAAAGCTGAGAGTCTTGGAGCTGAGGAACATTCTAGCCTCGTGGGGTGAAGAGTGTCGAGGCTGTCTGGAGAAACACGAGTTTGTCAGCCTCATCCAGGAGAAAGCACCGCTGCATGCTCACAGTACGGAACTTTGA